From Streptomyces yatensis, one genomic window encodes:
- a CDS encoding acyltransferase family protein has protein sequence MSAPPAPDAGPISTAAATAPTPTPPRAPDLALERSAERTAKAAARGGGHPVRLRALDGLRLLAALMVAAYHYGGRDGEIAQAWGSSPRAQFPTLSSTFAYGCLGVQIFFVISGFVICMSGWGRPLRSFFASRVSRLYPAYWVAIILVTAVFALPWVTYKAVSPSDALVNLTMLQQPLGVDRVLGVCWTLWAELRFYALFALFVVLPGATRHRVVLFCAVWTLGSAFAEAANLPLLDVVLMPEYSSYFIGGMGIYLLHRFGHDALSWGIIGISFLIGQHYAIRELWHPANIDAFSYRSAVGIIGVVAFGYVAVTLIALGKLNWANWRWLTVAGALTYPFYLVHEHLGWVVVWVLHQKLGIPSYGTFALTVLVMLGLAWLLYRFVEQKLTPVIKRSLTTVRL, from the coding sequence ATGAGCGCGCCGCCCGCCCCCGACGCCGGGCCGATATCCACCGCGGCGGCGACGGCTCCCACGCCGACGCCGCCGCGCGCCCCCGACCTCGCTCTGGAGCGATCCGCCGAGCGCACCGCCAAGGCGGCCGCGCGCGGCGGCGGCCATCCGGTGCGGCTGCGCGCGCTGGACGGGCTGCGGCTGCTCGCCGCGCTGATGGTGGCCGCGTACCACTACGGCGGCCGCGACGGTGAGATAGCCCAGGCGTGGGGCTCCTCGCCCCGCGCCCAGTTCCCCACCCTGTCCAGCACCTTCGCCTACGGCTGTCTGGGCGTCCAGATCTTCTTCGTCATCAGCGGCTTCGTCATCTGCATGAGCGGATGGGGACGGCCGCTGCGCTCCTTCTTCGCCTCGCGCGTCTCCCGCCTCTACCCCGCCTACTGGGTCGCGATCATCCTGGTGACCGCCGTCTTCGCACTCCCCTGGGTCACCTACAAGGCGGTGTCGCCCAGCGACGCGCTGGTCAACCTCACCATGCTGCAGCAGCCGCTCGGGGTGGACCGGGTGCTGGGCGTGTGCTGGACCCTCTGGGCCGAGCTGCGGTTCTACGCCCTCTTCGCGCTGTTCGTGGTGCTGCCGGGCGCGACCCGGCACCGGGTGGTGCTCTTCTGCGCCGTCTGGACGCTGGGCTCGGCGTTCGCCGAGGCGGCGAACCTGCCGCTGCTGGACGTCGTCCTGATGCCGGAGTACTCCTCGTACTTCATCGGCGGCATGGGCATCTACCTGCTCCACCGCTTCGGCCACGACGCCCTGTCCTGGGGCATCATCGGGATCAGCTTCCTGATCGGCCAGCACTACGCGATCCGCGAGCTGTGGCACCCGGCCAACATCGACGCCTTCTCCTACCGTTCGGCCGTCGGCATCATCGGCGTGGTCGCCTTCGGCTATGTGGCGGTGACGCTGATCGCGCTCGGCAAGCTGAACTGGGCGAACTGGCGCTGGCTGACCGTCGCGGGCGCGCTGACCTACCCGTTCTATCTGGTCCATGAGCATCTGGGCTGGGTGGTCGTCTGGGTCCTCCACCAGAAGCTGGGCATCCCCTCCTACGGGACGTTCGCCCTGACCGTGCTGGTGATGCTGGGCCTCGCGTGGCTGCTCTACCGCTTCGTCGAACAGAAGCTCACCCCGGTGATCAAGCGCTCGCTGACGACGGTGCGGCTGTAA
- a CDS encoding glycosyltransferase family 2 protein, translated as MVKLSVIVPFYNVQTYAPDTLRSLRANAREDFEFILVDDCATDGTPEILERAERDLPGAVYVRHEKNGGLATARNTGLDKSTGEYITFLDGDDWLAPGYYEQMLAAMEDLGCDFVRTDHVQCTARARSITRVPQGRRNVVMNPRDAILPADRSTSVDYPYAWAGMYHRRLADEGLLHFTHGLRTAEDRPWIWRLHREARSFAVLGVHGVFYRRGVSSSLTQIGDVRQLDFIRAFDQVIEETARDRDADALLPKAVRTYCAIISHHLGNIERFEPQVARKLRSMSAAAMKRMPQDVLKDALDSMDYERAARLRRVKRRPAGAEVAA; from the coding sequence GTGGTTAAGCTCTCCGTCATCGTGCCGTTCTACAACGTGCAGACCTATGCCCCCGACACGCTCAGAAGTCTGCGCGCGAACGCGCGTGAGGACTTCGAATTCATTCTCGTCGACGACTGTGCCACCGACGGGACGCCGGAGATCCTGGAGCGCGCCGAACGCGACCTTCCGGGGGCCGTCTACGTACGGCATGAGAAGAACGGTGGGCTGGCCACCGCCCGGAACACCGGCCTGGACAAATCCACCGGCGAGTACATCACCTTCCTCGACGGCGACGACTGGCTCGCCCCCGGCTACTACGAGCAGATGCTCGCGGCGATGGAGGACCTGGGGTGCGACTTCGTCCGCACCGACCACGTCCAGTGCACCGCGCGCGCCCGCTCGATCACCCGGGTGCCGCAAGGCCGCCGCAATGTGGTGATGAACCCGCGGGACGCGATCCTCCCGGCCGACCGCTCCACCTCCGTCGACTACCCCTACGCCTGGGCGGGCATGTACCACCGCCGGCTGGCCGACGAGGGGCTGCTGCACTTCACCCACGGGCTGCGCACCGCCGAGGACCGGCCCTGGATCTGGCGGCTGCACCGCGAGGCCCGCAGCTTCGCCGTCCTCGGCGTGCACGGGGTGTTCTACCGGCGCGGCGTCTCCTCCTCGCTCACCCAGATCGGGGATGTCCGCCAGCTCGACTTCATTCGCGCATTCGACCAGGTCATCGAGGAAACCGCGCGGGACCGCGACGCCGACGCGCTGCTGCCGAAGGCCGTCCGCACCTACTGCGCGATCATTTCCCACCACCTGGGCAACATCGAGAGATTCGAACCACAAGTGGCCCGCAAACTCCGATCCATGTCGGCGGCGGCGATGAAACGCATGCCCCAGGACGTATTGAAGGACGCACTGGATTCCATGGACTACGAGCGCGCCGCACGCCTGCGGCGAGTCAAGCGCCGGCCCGCCGGGGCGGAGGTGGCGGCCTGA
- a CDS encoding aminoglycoside phosphotransferase family protein produces the protein MSASAMHADEWPIDVALVRRLLAAQFPRWAELPIERFASSGTVNALFRLGDDLAVRLPRIAGGAGDVEREHRWLPWLAPKLPVPIPAVLGKGVPGDGFPWPWTVHRWLDGENPREGHVARPARLAADLAEFIVALRRIEPADGPPAYRGGPLREVDEETRTAIGLLEGTIDTGTATAAWQEALAAPGWDGPPVWTHSDLMPGNLLVADGRLSAVIDFGTAGVGDPACDLIPAWNLLPASVREDFRTVLGVDDATWARGRGWALSMALIQLPYYRETNPAMAANARHVIQEVQSETSSMASTSGAPLAVETGGGSL, from the coding sequence ATGAGCGCGAGCGCCATGCATGCCGACGAATGGCCCATCGACGTGGCTCTCGTACGGCGGTTGCTCGCCGCGCAGTTTCCGCGGTGGGCCGAGTTGCCCATTGAGCGGTTCGCCTCGTCGGGCACCGTCAACGCGCTGTTCCGGCTCGGGGACGACCTCGCCGTACGGTTGCCGCGGATCGCGGGTGGTGCCGGGGACGTGGAGCGGGAGCACCGGTGGCTGCCGTGGCTCGCCCCCAAGCTGCCGGTTCCCATTCCCGCCGTGCTCGGCAAGGGCGTGCCGGGGGACGGTTTCCCCTGGCCGTGGACGGTCCATCGGTGGCTCGACGGGGAGAATCCGCGGGAGGGGCACGTCGCCCGGCCCGCGCGGCTCGCCGCCGATCTCGCGGAGTTCATCGTCGCGCTGCGCCGGATCGAGCCCGCGGACGGGCCGCCCGCCTACCGGGGCGGGCCGCTGCGGGAGGTCGACGAGGAGACCCGTACCGCGATCGGCCTCCTGGAGGGGACGATCGATACCGGGACGGCTACCGCGGCGTGGCAGGAGGCGCTCGCGGCGCCCGGGTGGGACGGGCCGCCGGTGTGGACGCACTCCGATCTGATGCCGGGCAACCTGCTGGTCGCGGATGGCCGGCTGAGCGCCGTCATCGACTTCGGGACCGCCGGAGTGGGCGATCCGGCCTGCGATCTGATCCCGGCCTGGAATCTGCTTCCGGCCTCCGTACGGGAGGACTTCCGTACGGTGCTCGGCGTGGACGACGCCACCTGGGCGCGGGGCCGGGGCTGGGCCCTGAGCATGGCGCTGATCCAGCTTCCGTACTACCGCGAGACCAATCCGGCGATGGCGGCCAACGCGCGCCATGTGATTCAGGAGGTGCAGTCGGAAACGTCGTCAATGGCCTCGACGAGCGGGGCTCCCCTCGCCGTTGAAACCGGCGGGGGGAGCCTCTGA
- a CDS encoding polysialyltransferase family glycosyltransferase: MSAYKPLAERKRTQIFLASTLYGAATLAAAIDADSVGPADRRLLLISNNAATPETTPPVDEMPGFERLRGRFDRVLSWNETISPFHPGGWAPRVDDAPLWERHLRLLWNLGDDNIELVLESIQVNPAMAVANVFQGAPIDVYADGLMSYGPTRNKLDPLIGTRIRRLLHLDLVPGLRPLLLTEFGVEPEILPTEVFTKVLTEVADAAPRGVVSASERIAVGNGPALMLGQYLSALDILTPQEEEELHVRMLRGAVALGHRTVVFKPHPTAPARWSRMLEKKAAELGAELTVMDTPVLAEVLYQRMSPALVIGCFSTALLTADVFYGLPVARIGTDTLLERLTPYQNSNRMPVTIVDALLPDLEDHKAVAAAQPVDERAGKRLTGLIAAVGFCMQAKIYPDLRPAAERYLAAHLDNQTWRYFKKRRLTALALPGAVPSQLAFIPRNETVRKVARRARAIKRAALKRTVTG; this comes from the coding sequence ATGTCCGCCTACAAGCCGCTGGCGGAGCGCAAGCGCACCCAGATCTTCCTCGCCTCGACCCTGTACGGGGCGGCGACCCTCGCGGCCGCGATCGACGCGGACAGCGTCGGCCCGGCCGACCGCCGGCTGCTGCTGATCAGCAATAACGCCGCGACGCCGGAGACCACCCCGCCGGTCGACGAGATGCCCGGCTTCGAGCGGCTGCGCGGCCGCTTCGACCGGGTGCTGTCCTGGAACGAGACGATCTCGCCGTTCCACCCCGGCGGCTGGGCCCCGCGCGTGGACGACGCCCCGCTGTGGGAGCGCCATCTGCGGCTGCTGTGGAACCTCGGCGACGACAACATCGAGCTGGTCCTGGAATCCATCCAGGTCAACCCGGCCATGGCGGTCGCCAATGTCTTCCAGGGCGCGCCCATCGACGTCTACGCCGACGGTCTGATGAGCTACGGCCCGACCCGCAACAAGCTGGACCCGCTGATCGGCACCCGCATCCGCCGGCTGCTCCACCTGGACCTGGTGCCCGGGCTGCGGCCGCTGCTGCTGACCGAGTTCGGCGTCGAACCGGAGATCCTGCCGACCGAGGTGTTCACCAAGGTGCTCACCGAGGTCGCCGACGCCGCCCCGCGCGGTGTCGTCTCCGCCAGCGAGCGGATCGCCGTCGGCAACGGCCCGGCGCTGATGCTCGGGCAGTATCTGTCCGCGCTGGACATCCTCACTCCGCAGGAGGAGGAAGAGCTGCATGTGCGGATGTTGCGCGGCGCCGTGGCGCTGGGCCACCGCACCGTCGTCTTCAAGCCGCACCCCACCGCCCCGGCCCGCTGGTCGCGGATGCTGGAGAAGAAGGCCGCGGAGCTGGGCGCGGAGCTGACCGTCATGGACACCCCGGTCCTGGCCGAGGTGCTGTACCAGCGGATGAGTCCGGCCCTGGTCATCGGCTGCTTCTCCACCGCGCTGCTCACCGCCGACGTCTTCTACGGACTGCCGGTGGCCCGGATCGGCACCGATACGCTGCTGGAGCGGCTCACCCCGTACCAGAACAGCAACCGCATGCCGGTGACGATCGTGGACGCGCTGCTGCCCGACCTCGAGGACCACAAGGCGGTGGCCGCGGCCCAGCCGGTCGACGAGCGGGCGGGCAAGCGGCTGACCGGGCTGATCGCCGCGGTCGGCTTCTGCATGCAGGCCAAGATCTACCCGGATCTGCGGCCCGCCGCCGAGCGCTATCTGGCCGCCCACCTGGACAACCAGACCTGGCGCTACTTCAAGAAGCGCCGGCTGACCGCGCTCGCCCTGCCCGGGGCCGTCCCCTCGCAGCTCGCCTTCATCCCGCGCAATGAGACGGTGCGCAAGGTCGCCCGCCGGGCCCGGGCCATCAAGCGGGCCGCCCTCAAGCGGACGGTCACCGGATGA
- a CDS encoding L-idonate 5-dehydrogenase — protein MVLGCVIHGQGDLRIEELPEPEPAPGQALVAIRYGGICGSDLHYHRHGGVGDFRLQEPMVLGHEVVGTVVAYGEGAAGPAVGTPVAVHPATPCGVCPECSDGRANVCRDTRYLGSAARTPHVQGGFASRIAVPAVQLRALPEGLEPRRAALAEPLAVALHAVRRAGAVKGRHVLVTGAGPIGCLTVAAARAAGAATVTATDLLPRALEFAAAAGATACVRADDPDDPNWPSDEMDVAIEASGVAAGLDTCLRRVRRGGVVVQLGMLPPGRSPFAGNLLVAREIELRGALRFHTEFDDALRLLAAESSFDGLISGVRPAREAVEAFGQAADRSRSCKVLLDFAN, from the coding sequence ATGGTGCTGGGCTGTGTGATCCACGGGCAGGGTGATCTGCGGATCGAGGAACTCCCCGAGCCGGAACCGGCGCCAGGGCAGGCGCTCGTGGCGATCCGGTACGGCGGGATCTGTGGATCGGATCTCCACTACCACCGGCACGGCGGGGTGGGCGACTTCCGGCTCCAGGAGCCGATGGTGCTCGGGCACGAGGTCGTCGGCACGGTCGTGGCGTACGGCGAGGGCGCGGCCGGGCCCGCGGTCGGCACCCCGGTCGCCGTGCACCCGGCCACGCCGTGCGGGGTGTGCCCGGAGTGCTCCGACGGCCGCGCCAACGTCTGCCGCGACACCCGCTATCTGGGCAGCGCCGCGCGCACCCCGCATGTCCAGGGCGGCTTCGCCTCCCGGATCGCGGTCCCGGCGGTGCAGCTCCGGGCCCTGCCCGAGGGGCTGGAGCCGCGCCGGGCCGCGCTCGCCGAACCGCTGGCGGTTGCGCTGCACGCGGTGCGGCGGGCGGGCGCGGTGAAGGGCCGCCACGTGCTGGTCACGGGCGCCGGTCCGATCGGCTGTCTGACCGTCGCGGCGGCCCGCGCGGCGGGGGCGGCGACCGTTACGGCGACCGATCTGCTGCCCCGCGCCCTGGAGTTCGCGGCGGCGGCCGGGGCGACGGCCTGCGTACGGGCCGACGATCCGGACGACCCGAACTGGCCCTCGGACGAGATGGACGTCGCGATCGAGGCGTCGGGCGTCGCGGCTGGGCTCGACACCTGTCTGCGGCGGGTGCGGCGGGGTGGTGTGGTGGTGCAGCTCGGCATGCTGCCGCCCGGGCGGAGCCCGTTCGCCGGGAACCTCTTGGTTGCCCGGGAGATCGAGCTGCGGGGGGCGCTGCGCTTCCATACCGAGTTCGACGACGCGTTGCGGCTGTTGGCGGCGGAGTCGTCGTTCGACGGGCTGATCAGCGGGGTGCGGCCGGCGCGGGAGGCGGTGGAGGCGTTCGGTCAGGCGGCTGACCGCAGTCGGTCGTGCAAGGTGCTGCTGGACTTCGCCAACTGA
- a CDS encoding FadR/GntR family transcriptional regulator — protein sequence MDEQGPQGRGQRPRAGGLHDRLLESLGPAITGGDYPPGTVLRTDELERRYDVSRTVVREAVRVLESMHLVESRRRVGVTVRPTEEWDVFDPQIIRWRLAGPDRPRQLRSLTALRSAIEPAAAALAAGHATPEQCAELTEHALNMVATSRGQQLPAYLIHDVAFHRVILRASGNEMFARLGDVVAEVLTGRTQHRVMFTDPDPEAVTLHVRVAEAVRAGDAEAAERYTREITVGALRELDILAP from the coding sequence ATGGACGAACAGGGGCCCCAGGGCCGTGGTCAGAGGCCCAGGGCCGGAGGGCTGCACGACCGGCTCCTGGAGTCCCTCGGCCCCGCGATCACCGGGGGCGACTATCCGCCGGGCACCGTCCTGCGCACCGATGAGCTGGAGCGGCGCTACGACGTCTCCCGCACGGTCGTCCGGGAGGCGGTGCGGGTCCTGGAGTCCATGCACCTGGTGGAGTCCCGCCGCCGGGTCGGGGTGACGGTGCGCCCCACCGAGGAGTGGGACGTCTTCGACCCCCAGATCATCCGCTGGCGCCTGGCCGGCCCCGACCGACCCCGCCAGCTCCGCTCCCTCACCGCCCTCCGCTCGGCCATCGAACCCGCCGCGGCGGCGCTGGCCGCCGGGCACGCCACGCCGGAGCAGTGCGCCGAGCTCACCGAGCACGCGCTCAACATGGTCGCCACCTCACGCGGCCAGCAGCTGCCCGCGTACCTGATCCACGACGTCGCCTTCCACCGCGTGATCCTGCGCGCCTCGGGCAACGAGATGTTCGCCCGCCTGGGCGACGTCGTCGCCGAGGTCCTGACCGGCCGCACGCAGCACCGCGTCATGTTCACCGACCCCGACCCCGAGGCGGTCACCCTCCACGTCCGCGTGGCCGAAGCGGTCCGCGCGGGCGACGCGGAGGCGGCGGAGCGCTATACGCGGGAGATCACGGTGGGGGCCCTGCGCGAGCTGGACATCCTGGCGCCGTAA
- a CDS encoding CoA transferase — protein MTSSDASVASDVPPDPATAHAWTALGGDPALLGNVAYRAVSGGLPARLPVAELARATVGVCSLAAAELGARRSGGAVAAVRVDEGAVATAFVSERHLRIDGRKPTNFAPLSGFWRAADGWVRTHANYPHHRARLLAALGLPGDSGPDELAAALAARPARAIQETVYAGGGLAVAVAEPGESEIPLDGLPLVESQRIGEGAPRPLLAAPLPASGVRVLDLTRVIAGPVATRTLALLGADVLRIDSPGLPEDPDAHADTGFGKRSAALDLGAPEGRRTFEALLADADVVVTGYRPGALDRFGLAPDALLERHPGLIVAQLCAWGWSGPWVGRRGFDSLVQAGTGIAAIEADADADAGGHPGVLPAQALDHGTGYLLAAGVLRGLTERGEVGGGRHLRFSLAGTASWLLHGIAPVPRGDGPAHDPAPWLAETASDQGVLRYARSPIATADGPLDWARPPGRLGADAARWL, from the coding sequence ATGACGAGCAGTGACGCAAGTGTCGCCAGTGACGTGCCACCGGACCCGGCCACCGCTCACGCCTGGACCGCCCTCGGCGGCGATCCGGCGCTGCTGGGGAACGTGGCGTACCGCGCGGTGAGCGGGGGACTGCCCGCCCGGCTGCCCGTGGCCGAGTTGGCCCGCGCCACCGTGGGTGTGTGCTCGCTGGCCGCCGCCGAACTGGGCGCGCGGCGCTCCGGCGGGGCCGTTGCGGCGGTACGGGTCGACGAAGGTGCCGTGGCCACCGCGTTCGTCAGCGAACGGCACCTTCGTATCGACGGCCGGAAGCCCACCAACTTCGCCCCGCTGTCCGGCTTTTGGCGCGCGGCCGACGGGTGGGTCCGTACGCACGCCAACTACCCGCACCACCGGGCCCGGTTGCTCGCCGCGCTCGGCCTGCCCGGCGACAGCGGGCCGGACGAGCTCGCGGCGGCGCTCGCGGCCCGGCCCGCCCGGGCGATCCAGGAGACCGTGTACGCGGGGGGTGGGCTGGCGGTGGCCGTGGCGGAGCCCGGCGAGAGCGAGATCCCGCTTGACGGGCTGCCGTTGGTCGAGTCCCAGCGAATCGGGGAGGGCGCGCCGCGTCCGCTCTTGGCGGCGCCATTGCCCGCGAGCGGGGTGCGCGTGCTCGATCTGACCCGGGTCATCGCCGGGCCGGTGGCCACCCGCACCCTGGCGCTGCTGGGCGCCGACGTGCTGCGCATCGACTCCCCGGGGCTGCCCGAGGACCCGGACGCGCACGCCGACACCGGCTTCGGCAAGCGCTCCGCCGCACTCGATCTCGGTGCGCCGGAGGGCCGCCGGACCTTCGAGGCGCTGCTCGCCGACGCCGATGTGGTGGTCACCGGCTACCGCCCCGGTGCGCTCGACCGCTTCGGGCTCGCCCCGGACGCCCTGCTGGAGCGCCACCCCGGGTTGATCGTCGCCCAACTGTGCGCATGGGGCTGGTCGGGGCCCTGGGTCGGGCGGCGCGGTTTCGACAGTCTGGTGCAGGCGGGGACCGGGATCGCCGCGATCGAGGCGGACGCCGACGCGGACGCTGGCGGTCACCCTGGTGTGTTGCCTGCACAGGCGCTTGACCACGGCACGGGCTATCTGTTGGCGGCGGGGGTGCTGCGGGGGTTGACGGAGCGGGGGGAGGTGGGTGGCGGGCGCCATCTGCGGTTCTCTCTCGCGGGCACGGCGTCGTGGCTTCTGCACGGCATCGCCCCCGTGCCCCGGGGCGACGGCCCTGCCCATGATCCGGCGCCCTGGCTGGCGGAGACCGCCTCGGACCAGGGAGTTCTGCGGTACGCCCGCTCGCCGATCGCTACGGCGGACGGCCCGCTGGACTGGGCGCGTCCACCTGGGCGCTTGGGCGCGGACGCCGCGCGCTGGCTCTGA
- a CDS encoding gluconate:H+ symporter: MTRLSVEMLAADTVDPITSAGHAQLGIAVLVGIAVLVLLITQTKLHAFLSLTIGSLALGAVAGAPLDKVITSFSAGLGSTVAGVGVLIALGAILGKLLADSGGADQIVDTILAKASNRTMPWAMVLIAGIIGLPLFFEVGMVLMIPVVLLVAKRGNFSLMRIGIPALAGLSVMHGLVPPHPGPLAAIDAVHADLGITLALGVLIAVPTAIIAGPVFSRVADRWVHVTPPDRLMPTRPSEELERRPGFGVTVLTVLLPVVLMLIKALVDIVVDDPENTVQRVADVIGAPLIALLAAVIVGMFTLGRAAGFTKDRISATVEHSLAPIAGMLLIVAAGGGFKQTLIDIGVGKMIMDISQDWNVSALLLAWLIAVAIRLATGSATVATISAAGLMTPLAADMSSTHVALLVLSIGAGSLFFSHVNDAGFWLVKEYFGMSVGQTVRTWSVMESIISVVGLVFVLLLSLVI, from the coding sequence GTGACCAGACTCAGCGTCGAGATGCTGGCAGCGGACACCGTCGACCCGATCACGTCGGCAGGTCACGCACAGCTGGGCATAGCCGTCCTCGTCGGCATAGCCGTCCTCGTCCTCCTCATCACCCAGACCAAGCTGCACGCGTTCCTGTCGCTGACGATCGGCTCACTGGCGCTCGGCGCCGTCGCGGGAGCCCCGCTCGACAAGGTCATCACCAGCTTCTCGGCCGGCCTCGGGTCGACCGTCGCGGGCGTGGGCGTGCTGATCGCGCTCGGCGCGATCCTCGGCAAGCTGCTCGCCGACTCCGGGGGCGCCGACCAGATCGTCGACACCATCCTCGCCAAGGCGAGCAACCGGACGATGCCCTGGGCGATGGTGCTGATCGCGGGGATCATCGGGCTGCCGCTCTTCTTCGAGGTCGGCATGGTGCTGATGATCCCGGTGGTGCTGCTGGTCGCCAAGCGCGGCAACTTCTCCCTGATGCGGATCGGCATCCCGGCGCTCGCGGGCCTGTCCGTGATGCACGGCCTGGTGCCACCGCACCCCGGCCCGCTCGCCGCGATCGACGCGGTCCACGCCGACCTGGGGATCACCCTGGCGCTCGGCGTCCTCATCGCCGTGCCGACCGCCATCATCGCGGGCCCGGTCTTCTCACGCGTCGCCGACCGCTGGGTGCACGTCACCCCGCCGGACCGGCTGATGCCCACACGGCCGTCGGAGGAGCTGGAGCGGCGTCCCGGGTTCGGCGTCACCGTGCTCACCGTGCTGCTCCCGGTCGTACTGATGCTGATCAAGGCACTGGTCGACATCGTGGTGGACGACCCGGAGAACACCGTCCAGCGGGTCGCCGACGTCATCGGCGCTCCCCTGATCGCGCTGCTGGCCGCCGTGATCGTGGGCATGTTCACCCTCGGCCGGGCCGCGGGCTTCACCAAGGACCGGATCTCCGCCACCGTCGAGCACTCGCTCGCCCCGATCGCCGGAATGCTGCTGATCGTCGCCGCGGGCGGCGGCTTCAAGCAGACGCTGATCGACATCGGCGTCGGCAAGATGATCATGGACATCTCGCAGGACTGGAACGTCTCCGCGCTGCTGCTCGCCTGGCTGATCGCGGTCGCCATCCGCCTCGCCACCGGCTCCGCGACGGTGGCCACGATCTCGGCCGCCGGGCTGATGACGCCGCTGGCCGCCGATATGTCGAGCACCCATGTGGCGCTGCTCGTGCTGTCCATCGGCGCCGGGTCGCTCTTCTTCAGCCATGTCAACGACGCGGGATTCTGGCTGGTCAAGGAGTACTTCGGGATGAGCGTGGGGCAGACGGTGCGGACCTGGTCGGTGATGGAGTCGATCATCTCCGTCGTCGGGCTCGTCTTCGTCCTGCTGCTGTCGCTGGTGATCTAG
- a CDS encoding SDR family oxidoreductase, with protein MTAHPLFDIADRTALVTGSSRGIGHALARGLVEAGCTVVLNGRDPHALEKAAAELGGADAGVYTAAFDVTDGPAVAAGIADVEERVGPLDILVNNAGMQNRAPLLEFTDDAWRQILDTNLTSAFLVGREAARRMTGRGHGKIVNICSLQSEVVRPGIAPYAATKGALKMLTKGMCADWGRYGIQVNGLGPGYIETELTRPLVEDEEFSAWVRGRTPAGRWGRTEDLVGALLYLASPAADFVSGQVLYVDGGMTSVL; from the coding sequence ATGACGGCACATCCGCTCTTCGACATCGCGGACCGCACCGCACTGGTCACCGGCTCCAGCCGGGGCATCGGCCACGCCCTCGCGCGCGGTCTGGTGGAGGCCGGCTGCACGGTGGTGCTCAACGGGCGCGATCCGCACGCCCTCGAGAAGGCCGCCGCGGAGCTCGGCGGCGCCGACGCGGGGGTGTACACCGCCGCGTTCGACGTCACCGACGGCCCGGCCGTGGCCGCCGGTATCGCCGACGTCGAGGAGCGGGTGGGCCCGCTCGACATCCTGGTCAACAACGCCGGGATGCAGAACCGGGCGCCCCTGCTGGAGTTCACCGACGACGCCTGGCGGCAGATCCTGGACACCAACCTCACCAGCGCCTTCCTGGTGGGCCGGGAGGCCGCCCGGCGGATGACCGGACGCGGCCACGGCAAGATCGTCAACATCTGCTCCCTGCAGAGCGAAGTGGTCCGCCCCGGAATCGCCCCGTACGCGGCGACCAAGGGCGCGCTGAAGATGCTCACCAAGGGCATGTGCGCGGACTGGGGCCGGTACGGCATCCAGGTCAACGGGCTCGGCCCCGGCTATATCGAGACCGAGCTGACCCGACCGCTGGTCGAGGACGAGGAGTTCAGCGCCTGGGTACGCGGCCGGACCCCGGCCGGGCGCTGGGGCCGCACCGAGGACCTGGTCGGCGCGCTGCTCTATCTCGCCTCGCCCGCGGCGGACTTCGTGAGCGGGCAGGTGCTGTATGTCGACGGCGGCATGACGAGCGTGCTGTGA
- a CDS encoding gluconokinase — protein MHAPQVVVVMGVSGTGKTTVGPLLAEELGVPYAEADDFHPPANIAKMSAGTPLDDEDRRPWLDAIGAWAHDHAEGGGVVSCSALKRKYRDRLRSAAPGIVFLHLTGDRELIAGRMKERKGHFFSGELLDSQLATLEPLQPDEYGVAVDVGPEPELITERAAAELRRLEHQ, from the coding sequence ATGCACGCCCCCCAGGTTGTCGTGGTCATGGGAGTGTCCGGAACGGGCAAGACCACGGTCGGCCCCTTGCTGGCGGAGGAGCTCGGCGTCCCGTATGCCGAGGCCGACGACTTCCACCCGCCGGCCAACATCGCCAAGATGTCGGCCGGGACCCCGCTGGACGACGAAGACCGGCGTCCCTGGCTGGACGCCATAGGTGCCTGGGCCCATGACCACGCCGAGGGCGGAGGCGTGGTGAGCTGCTCCGCGCTCAAGCGCAAGTACCGCGACCGGCTGCGGTCCGCCGCGCCCGGCATCGTCTTCCTCCATCTGACCGGCGACCGCGAGCTGATCGCCGGGCGGATGAAGGAGCGCAAGGGCCACTTCTTCTCCGGGGAACTGCTCGACTCCCAGCTCGCCACGCTCGAACCGCTGCAGCCGGACGAGTACGGCGTCGCCGTGGACGTCGGCCCGGAACCCGAGCTCATCACCGAGCGGGCCGCCGCCGAACTGCGGCGGCTCGAACACCAGTAA